In the Mesorhizobium sp. M1D.F.Ca.ET.043.01.1.1 genome, GAGCGTGGTGTAACGCTTCAAATGCTCGACGCTCTCGAAGCCTTCGCGCTGCGCCAGCGTCACGTCGGATGCGGTAACGTCGTGCTGGAAGTCGACGAATGCCTTGCCCTTGCCTTTGACATGCCAGAGCGGCGCGATTCCGTAGCCCTCTTCGTCGGCTTTCGATGCCTCCCCCGGCTTTCCGGCGGCACCGCATTCGGCGGCCGCCTTGGCACCCGCGCTATGCCCGTCGCGAAGGCAGGCGCCGAGTGAGAGCTCGCCATTGGCAGCACCAGCCGTGGCCATCCCCTTTGGCGCACCGCCCGGCACGAAGGCCGCAATGTCCTCGCGCCAGATCGGCTTGCCGCGATGGAAGCAGGATAAGCCGACATTCGGATTCCAGCCGCCCGAGACGGCAAGGCAATCGGCCTCGATCCGTTGCGTTTGACCGTTCCTGTTGTTGCTCACGACGATGCTGCGGACGCCGTCAACGCCGCTCTTTACATCGGACACGACGCCAGCAAGCACGCGCAGATCGTAAGTATCGGCAAGCCTCTGGTATTGCCTCGGTATCTCACTGCGGGGGTCGATCACCGCCACGATATGGGCGCCAGCCCGCTGGATGGTCTCGGCCGTGCGCCAGCCATCATCATTATTAGTAAACAACGCCACACGCTTGCCTGGCAGAGCCGCGAAGCGATTGACATAGGTCCGAACGGCGGATGCCATCATCACGCCTGGCCGATCATTGCCAGGGAAAACTATCGGCCGTTCAATCGCGCCGGCGGTCACCACCGAACGCTTGGCAACGATGCGCCAGATCCGCTGTCGCACCTGATGACGATCCGGCACCGGGACGTTGTCGCTGACGCGCTCGAGCGCGGCGTAGGTGCCACCGTCATAGACGCCGAACAAGGCCGTCCTGGTCATGATACGGACATTGGGCAAAGAAACGAGTTCGCGGGTCGTGCTACGCAGCCATTCTCTGGCATCCATGCCATCGATCTCGGCGCCATCGCCAAGCAGGCGACCGCCGAGCAGGGAATCTTCTTCAACGAGAATGACGCGCGAGCCGGCGCGGCCAGCGGCAAGCGCCGCTGACAGGCCGGCGGGACCGGCACCGACCACGAGCACGTCGCAATGGGCCCAGGCCTTGTCGTAGTGGTCCGGATCCGGCAATTCGGCACTCTTGCCGAGACCGGCGGCGCGGCGGATCATCGGCTCGTAGATGGACTCCCAGAACTTCGCCGGCCACATGAAGGTCTTGTAGTAGAAGCCGGCGACGAAGATCGGGGCGAACAACTGGTTGATCGACATCAAGTCGCGACGCAGCGACGGCCAGCGGTTCTGGCTGTTCGCGATCAACCCGTCATAGAGTTCCTGCGTGGTCGCCCGCGTGTTCGGCTCGCGCCGGGCGCCGGTGCGCATCTCAACGAGCGCGCTCGGCTCCTCCGAGCCGGCGGTGATGATGCCGCGCGGGCGATGATACTTGAACGAACGCGCCACGAGCTTGACGCCGTTGGCGACGAGTGCCGAAGCCAGCGTGTCGCCGGCAAACCCGGTCATGGCCTTGCCGTCGAATGAAAACTGGAGCGGCGACCGGCGATCGATGATGCCGTCGCTGGGCAACCGGTGTGACTGGCTGGCAGACGTGACAGCCGTGCGGATGTTGGCTTCTACCGGCGCTGTTCTGGCGAGTGGCTCGGATGGCGAATAGCCCGACATGGTCATTCTCCTGCCCGCGCCGCCAAGGCAGCGCCCGCGCCCGGGGCCGCCGTCACGGAAACAAATTCATGGGTGACGGTGTTGCGCTCGGCCACGAGCCAGGAACGGCAGCCGCCGCCGTGGTACCAATATTCGCGCATCACACCCGCCAGATTGTCACGCAGGTAGACGTAATCGTGGAAGGCATCCTCGACACGCTCGGGGCTCTCCCCGCCATCGACGGCGAAGTTGGGCCGCTTGGGCGAGGCATCGCCAAGATAGGTGAACTCGCCGTTCTCGCGCTCGCCGCAGAAAGGACATGCAATACGCATTCCACCGGTCTCTCTTTCAGTGAAGGTTCGGCTGGGCGCCCTGGCCCTTTTCATCGATCATCGCGCCACGGCGGAACCGGTCGAGGCGGAACAGCGCGGCCTCCGAATGCGGTTCGTCGCGCGCCAGAAGATGGGCGAACACGAGTCCCGATGCCGGCGTTGCCTTGAAGCCGCCGTAGCACCAGCCGGCGTTGAGATAGAGGCCGTCGACCGGTGTCTTGTCGATGATCGGCGTGCCGTCCATCGACATATCCATGATGCCGCCCCACTGCCGCAGCATGCGCACGCGGCCGATCATCGGCATGATGGCCATGCCGCCCTCGCAGACATCCTCCATGACCGGCATATTGCCGCGCTGCGCGTAGGAATTGTAGCCGTCGAGGTCGCCGCCGAAGACCAGCCCGCCTTTATCCGACTGGCTGACATAGAAGTGGCCGGCTCCGAAAGTGATCACGCCCGGGATGAGCGGCTTGATAGCCTCGGAGACAAAGGCCTGCAGCACGTGGCTTTCGATCGGCAGCTTCATGCCGGCCATCGCGGCGACCCGCGACGAAGAGCCGGCGACCGCCATGCCGACCTTGCCGGCGCCGATCCTGCCGCGCGAGGTCTCGACGCCGGTCACCTTGCCGTTGGCGTCGCGCACGAAACCGGTGACCTCGCAATTCTGAATGATGTCGACGCCGCCTTCACTGGCGGCGCGCGCATAACCCCACACGACGGCATCATGGCGGGCGGTACCTGCGCGCCGCTGCAAGAGACCGCCCATGATCGGGAAGCGGGCATTGTTGTAGTTCAGGAACGGCAATTCCTTGCGTATCTGCTCGGCGTCGAGCAACTCGGCATCGATGCCGTTGATGCGCATCGTGTTGCCGCGCCGCGCGAAGGCATCGCGCTGGGCGTCGGAGTGATAAAGGTTGATGATGCCGCGCTGGCTGACCATCGTGTTGTAGTTGAGATCCTGCTCCATGCGCTCCCAAAGCTTCATCGACAATTCGTAGAAGCCGGTATTGCCGGGCAGGCCGTAATTGGAGCGGATGATGGTGGTGTTGCGGCCGGCATTGCCGGAGCCGATCCAGCCCTTTTCCAGAACGGCGACATTGCGGATGCCGTATTCGTGGGCGAGGAAGTAGGCCGTCGCCAGGCCGTGGCCGCCGCCGCCGATGATGACCACGTCATAGCGGCTCTTGGGTGCCGGATCGCGCCACGCTCGCGTCCATCCCTTGTGTCCGGACAGTGCTGCCTTGGCGAGCGAAAAGATCGAATATTTCATCGCAGTTGTTCCGGCGAAATGTCAGGTGGTGCGCCCAGCGCCCAATCCGTAGATCGGACGCTGGGCCTGGCAAACAGCTTAGACGTCCAGCGTGTTGTCGCGCTCCCACTGGGTGAAGTGCGAGGCGTAGGCGTTCCACTCCTGGGTCTTGAGCTTGATGTAGGCGGCGGAAAATTCCTCGCCCATAGCAGCCTTCAACTCGGCGTCATCGTCATAGGCGCGAAGCGCGTCGAGCAGATTGAGCGGCAGCTTGGCGCCGTGCGTGACGGTGTGTCCGTCCTTGTACATGTCGATGTCGCTGCGTTGGCCTGGATCAGCCTTGGTGCGGATGCCGCTGAGCCCGGCGGCGATGATAGCCGCCTGCATCAGGTAGGGATTGGCAGCACCGTCAGGAAGGCGCAGTTCGAAGCGGCCGGGTCCGGGCACGCGCACCATGTGGGTGCGGTTGTTGCCGGTCCACGTCACCGTGTTCGGCGCCCAGGTCGCGCCCGAAATGGTGCGCGGCGCGTTGATGCGCTTGTAGGAATTGACCGTCGGGTTGGTGATCGCGGCCAGCGCAGAGGCGTGCTTCATGATGCCGCCCAGGAAGTGTCTGCCCTTTTCCGACAGACCCAACTCCATGTCCTTGTCGGCGAAAGCATTGGTCTTGCCGCTGAGATCCCATACCGAGATATGGGCATGGCAACCACTACCCGTGAGGCCCTGGAAGGGCTTCGGCATGAAGGTCGCTCGCAAGCCGTGCTTTTCGGCAATCGACTTGACCATGAATTTGAAGAAGGAGTGCTTGTCGGCTGTGGCCAGCACATCGTCGAATTGCCAATTCATCTCGAACTGGCCGTTCGCATCCTCATGGTCGTTCTGATAAGGCTGCCAGCCAAGGTCGAGCATGGCGTCGCA is a window encoding:
- a CDS encoding sarcosine oxidase subunit alpha is translated as MTMSGYSPSEPLARTAPVEANIRTAVTSASQSHRLPSDGIIDRRSPLQFSFDGKAMTGFAGDTLASALVANGVKLVARSFKYHRPRGIITAGSEEPSALVEMRTGARREPNTRATTQELYDGLIANSQNRWPSLRRDLMSINQLFAPIFVAGFYYKTFMWPAKFWESIYEPMIRRAAGLGKSAELPDPDHYDKAWAHCDVLVVGAGPAGLSAALAAGRAGSRVILVEEDSLLGGRLLGDGAEIDGMDAREWLRSTTRELVSLPNVRIMTRTALFGVYDGGTYAALERVSDNVPVPDRHQVRQRIWRIVAKRSVVTAGAIERPIVFPGNDRPGVMMASAVRTYVNRFAALPGKRVALFTNNDDGWRTAETIQRAGAHIVAVIDPRSEIPRQYQRLADTYDLRVLAGVVSDVKSGVDGVRSIVVSNNRNGQTQRIEADCLAVSGGWNPNVGLSCFHRGKPIWREDIAAFVPGGAPKGMATAGAANGELSLGACLRDGHSAGAKAAAECGAAGKPGEASKADEEGYGIAPLWHVKGKGKAFVDFQHDVTASDVTLAQREGFESVEHLKRYTTLGMATDQGKTSNINGLAIMAEATGRTIPETGTTIYRPPYAPVAIGAFAGHHRDENFHAWRLTPSHHWAAKQGAVFVDTGLWKRAQWYPRAGEKDWLESVNREVLAVRNGVGFCDVSTLGKVDVRGADAGVFLDRVYINAFSSLAVGKARYGLMLREDGIVYDDGTTSRLAEDHYFLTTTTAKAGLVMQHLEFCRQVLFPDLDVQLTSATDQWAQFSIAGPNARKLLQDLVDPSEDLTNEGFPFMGAREVKLRGGVIARLFRISFSGEMAFEISVPARYGAAMAENLMIAGKPYGVTPYGTEALGVMRIEKGHVAGPELNGTTTADDLGLGKMMSKKKDFIGRVMAGREALVAPNRQVVVGLKPTDKARRLRSGAHVVPRGETPGPKTDQGYVTSVCFSPVLEQWIGLGLVERGRERIGEIVRIHDPLRSEDYEAEICSPVFYDPEGVRQRG
- a CDS encoding sarcosine oxidase subunit delta; the encoded protein is MRIACPFCGERENGEFTYLGDASPKRPNFAVDGGESPERVEDAFHDYVYLRDNLAGVMREYWYHGGGCRSWLVAERNTVTHEFVSVTAAPGAGAALAARAGE
- a CDS encoding sarcosine oxidase subunit beta family protein, whose amino-acid sequence is MKYSIFSLAKAALSGHKGWTRAWRDPAPKSRYDVVIIGGGGHGLATAYFLAHEYGIRNVAVLEKGWIGSGNAGRNTTIIRSNYGLPGNTGFYELSMKLWERMEQDLNYNTMVSQRGIINLYHSDAQRDAFARRGNTMRINGIDAELLDAEQIRKELPFLNYNNARFPIMGGLLQRRAGTARHDAVVWGYARAASEGGVDIIQNCEVTGFVRDANGKVTGVETSRGRIGAGKVGMAVAGSSSRVAAMAGMKLPIESHVLQAFVSEAIKPLIPGVITFGAGHFYVSQSDKGGLVFGGDLDGYNSYAQRGNMPVMEDVCEGGMAIMPMIGRVRMLRQWGGIMDMSMDGTPIIDKTPVDGLYLNAGWCYGGFKATPASGLVFAHLLARDEPHSEAALFRLDRFRRGAMIDEKGQGAQPNLH
- the glnT gene encoding type III glutamate--ammonia ligase codes for the protein MNKAFEAKIDQPEGADLQEFARARNVKYFMVSYTDLFGGQRAKLVPAQAIGDMQKEGAGFAGFATWLDLTPAHPDMLAVPDASSVIQLPWKPEVAWLASDCLMEGKGVAQAPRNTLKRLVAEAAKEGMRVKTGVEPEFFLVTPDGKQISDEYDTASKSCYDQQAVMRRYDVIAEICDAMLDLGWQPYQNDHEDANGQFEMNWQFDDVLATADKHSFFKFMVKSIAEKHGLRATFMPKPFQGLTGSGCHAHISVWDLSGKTNAFADKDMELGLSEKGRHFLGGIMKHASALAAITNPTVNSYKRINAPRTISGATWAPNTVTWTGNNRTHMVRVPGPGRFELRLPDGAANPYLMQAAIIAAGLSGIRTKADPGQRSDIDMYKDGHTVTHGAKLPLNLLDALRAYDDDAELKAAMGEEFSAAYIKLKTQEWNAYASHFTQWERDNTLDV